A window of the Pogona vitticeps strain Pit_001003342236 chromosome 4, PviZW2.1, whole genome shotgun sequence genome harbors these coding sequences:
- the YIPF1 gene encoding protein YIPF1 isoform X2 codes for MAAVDDLKFQEFDDAANLLAANPDAVTISIDEPTEKPKKKHGHLQDSTREEDDELLGTDASDKTEVLDRIKGSVFPVPGKNFVRLYIRSNPDLYGPFWICATLVFVIAISGNLSKFFIHVGKPAFHYVPDFQKVSIAATAIYAYAWLVPLALWGFLMWRNNKVVNIVSYSFLEIVCVYGYSLFIYIPTAILWIIPQKALRWVLVVFALCLSGSVLVMTFWPAVRDDNRRIAVATVVTVVLLNALLAVGCLAYFFDAPELDIPPTVLPHNGTKA; via the exons AATTTGATGACGCAGCCAACTTGCTGGCAGCGAATCCAGATGCTGTCACAATAAGCATTGATGAACCTACTGAGAAACCAAAGAAAAAGCATGGACATCTGCAAGATTCTACAAGAGAAGAAGATGATGAGCTATTGGGGACTGATGCTTCAGATAAAACTGAG GTTTTGGACCGAATTAAAGGTTCTGTTTTTCCAGTACCAGGAAAAAATTTTGTGAGACTGTACATTCGAAGTAATCCAGATCTTTATG GTCCATTTTGGATTTGTGCCACATTGGTCTTTGTCATTGCTATCAGTGGTAATCTCTCAAAATTCTTCATCCATGTGGGGAAACCTGCTTTTCATTACGTGCCTGATTTCCAAAAAG TATCCATAGCTGCAACCGCCATCTATGCTTATGCTTGGCTAGTTCCTCTAGCTCTCTGGGGATTCCTCATGTGGAGAAACAATAAAGTTGTGAACATTGTCTCCTACTCATTTCTTGAGATTGTGTGCGTTTATGGCTATTCACTCTTCATTTATATTCCAACTGCG aTTTTGTGGATTATTCCACAGAAAGCCCTCAGATGGGTTTTGGTGGTATTTGCTCTGTGTCTTTCAGGATCTGTTTTAGTGATGACATTTTGGCCCGCTGTTAGAGATGACAACCGAAGAATTGCCGTGGCTACTGTTGTGACAGTTGTGCTTCTCAATGCCTTGCTTGCTGTTGGTTGCTTG GCCTACTTTTTTGATGCTCCGGAACTGGATATACCTCCTACTGTACTTCCACATAATGGAACAAAGGCTTGA
- the YIPF1 gene encoding protein YIPF1 isoform X1, giving the protein MAAVDDLKFQEFDDAANLLAANPDAVTISIDEPTEKPKKKHGHLQDSTREEDDELLGTDASDKTELLAGQKKSAPFWTFEYYQTFFDVDTYQVLDRIKGSVFPVPGKNFVRLYIRSNPDLYGPFWICATLVFVIAISGNLSKFFIHVGKPAFHYVPDFQKVSIAATAIYAYAWLVPLALWGFLMWRNNKVVNIVSYSFLEIVCVYGYSLFIYIPTAILWIIPQKALRWVLVVFALCLSGSVLVMTFWPAVRDDNRRIAVATVVTVVLLNALLAVGCLAYFFDAPELDIPPTVLPHNGTKA; this is encoded by the exons AATTTGATGACGCAGCCAACTTGCTGGCAGCGAATCCAGATGCTGTCACAATAAGCATTGATGAACCTACTGAGAAACCAAAGAAAAAGCATGGACATCTGCAAGATTCTACAAGAGAAGAAGATGATGAGCTATTGGGGACTGATGCTTCAGATAAAACTGAG TTGCTTGCTGGACAGAAGAAAAGTGCTCCATTTTGGACATTTGAGTACTACCaaactttttttgatgttgatacCTACCAG GTTTTGGACCGAATTAAAGGTTCTGTTTTTCCAGTACCAGGAAAAAATTTTGTGAGACTGTACATTCGAAGTAATCCAGATCTTTATG GTCCATTTTGGATTTGTGCCACATTGGTCTTTGTCATTGCTATCAGTGGTAATCTCTCAAAATTCTTCATCCATGTGGGGAAACCTGCTTTTCATTACGTGCCTGATTTCCAAAAAG TATCCATAGCTGCAACCGCCATCTATGCTTATGCTTGGCTAGTTCCTCTAGCTCTCTGGGGATTCCTCATGTGGAGAAACAATAAAGTTGTGAACATTGTCTCCTACTCATTTCTTGAGATTGTGTGCGTTTATGGCTATTCACTCTTCATTTATATTCCAACTGCG aTTTTGTGGATTATTCCACAGAAAGCCCTCAGATGGGTTTTGGTGGTATTTGCTCTGTGTCTTTCAGGATCTGTTTTAGTGATGACATTTTGGCCCGCTGTTAGAGATGACAACCGAAGAATTGCCGTGGCTACTGTTGTGACAGTTGTGCTTCTCAATGCCTTGCTTGCTGTTGGTTGCTTG GCCTACTTTTTTGATGCTCCGGAACTGGATATACCTCCTACTGTACTTCCACATAATGGAACAAAGGCTTGA